Proteins from a single region of Macrotis lagotis isolate mMagLag1 chromosome 2, bilby.v1.9.chrom.fasta, whole genome shotgun sequence:
- the LRRC8D gene encoding volume-regulated anion channel subunit LRRC8D, with product MFTLAEVASLNDIQPTYRILKPWWDVFMDYLAVVMLMVAIFAGTMQLTKDQVVCLPVLPSSVNSKAHLASGNADMTTDVPKFEVSTDQDQGRWTTKPTSLDEAVAITSGSPLSRASSPHTDSPVPNHEVRKEIKDPTGRKTNLDFQQYVFINQMCYHLALPWYSKYFPYLALIHTIILMVSSNFWFKYPKTCSKVEHFVSILGKCFESPWTTKALSETACEDSEENKQRITGAQSLPKHVSTSSDEGSPSASTPMINKTGFKFSAEKPVIEVPSMTILDKKDGEQAKALFEKVRKFRAHVEDSDLIYKLYVVQTVIKTAKFIFILCYTANFVNAISFEHTCKPKVEHLTGYEEFECTHNMAYMLKKLLISYISIICVYGFICLYTLFWLFRIPLKEYSFEKVREESSFSDIPDVKNDFAFLLHMVDQYDQLYSKRFGVFLSEVSENKLREISLNHEWTFEKLRQHVSRNAQDKQELHLFMLSGVPDAVFDLTDLDVLKLELIPEAKIPAKISQMTNLQELHLCHCPAKVEQTAFSFLRDHLRCLHVKFTDVAEIPAWVYLLKNLRELYLVGNLNSENNKMIGLESLRELRHLKILHVKSNLTKVPSNITDVAPHLTKLVIHNDGTKLVVLNSLKKMMNVAELELQNCELERIPHAIFSLSNLQELDLKSNNIRTIEEIISFQHLKRLTCLKLWHNKIVNIPPTITHVKNLESLYFSNNKLESLPGAVFSLQKLRCLDVSYNNISVIPIEIGSLQNLQHLHLTGNKVDVLPKQLFKCIKLRTLSLGQNCITSIPEKISQFSQLTQLELKGNCLDRLPAQLGQCRLLKKSGLVVEDHLFDTLPTEVKEALNQDTSTPFANGI from the coding sequence ATGTTCACCCTTGCAGAAGTTGCCTCTCTCAATGACATTCAGCCTACTTACCGTATCCTGAAACCATGGTGGGATGTATTTATGGATTATCTGGCTGTTGTTATGTTGATGGTCGCCATCTTTGCCGGAACCATGCAACTTACCAAAGATCAGGTGGTCTGCCTCCCAGTATTGCCATCCTCAGTAAATTCAAAAGCACACCTTGCATCAGGAAATGCTGACATGACCACCGATGTCCCGAAGTTTGAAGTCTCCACAGACCAAGACCAAGGTCGGTGGACAACCAAACCCACATCCCTGGATGAGGCAGTTGCCATCACCTCTGGCTCACCTCTCAGCAGGGCCAGCTCACCTCACACAGACTCCCCAGTCCCAAATCACGAGGTGAGAAAGGAGATCAAAGATCCTACAGGTCGGAAAACTAACTTGGATTTCCagcaatatgtatttattaaccAGATGTGTTACCATCTCGCCCTTCCATGGTATTCCAAGTATTTCCCTTATCTTGCTCTAATTCATACTATTATTCTTATGGTCAGTAGCAACTTTTGGTTCAAGTATCCCAAAACATGCTCAAAAGTAGAACATTTTGTTTCTATATTAGGAAAGTGCTTTGAATCTCCTTGGACTACAAAAGCACTATCTGAAACAGCTTGTGAAGATTCAGAGGAGAATAAGCAGAGGATAACGGGGGCTCAATCTCTGCCAAAACATGTGTCCACTAGCAGTGATGAAGGGAGTCCCAGTGCTAGTACCCCCATGATCAACAAAACTGGCTTCAAGTTTTCAGCTGAGAAGCCAGTGATCGAGGTCCCTAGTATGACTATTTTAGATAAAAAAGATGGGGAACAGGCCAAAGCCCTGTTTGAAAAGGTCAGAAAGTTCCGTGCCCATGTGGAAGACAGTGACTTGATTTATAAACTCTACGTAGTCCAGACCGTTATCAAGACAGCCAAgttcattttcattctctgttaCACTGCTAACTTTGTCAATGCCATCAGCTTTGAGCACACTTGCAAACCCAAGGTGGAGCACCTGACTGGCTATGAGGAGTTTGAGTGTACCCACAATATGGCGTATATGTTGAAAAAACTGCTCATCAGTTACATCTCCATTATTTGTGTCTATGGTTTTATCTGTCTCTATACCCTCTTCTGGTTGTTTCGGATACCGCTGAAGGAGTATTCCTTTGAAAAGGTGAGggaagagagcagtttcagtgatATTCCAGACGTCAAGAATGACTTTGCATTTCTTCTACACATGGTTGACCAGTATGACCAACTGTACTCCAAGCGTTTTGGTGTCTTCTTGTCCGAAGTCAGTGAAAATAAACTTAGGGAAATCAGCTTAAATCATGAGTGGACATTTGAAAAACTCCGGCAGCACGTGTCTCGCAATGCCCAAGACAAGCAAGAACTGCACCTTTTTATGCTCTCGGGGGTCCCTGATGCTGTGTTTGACCTCACGGACCTAGATGTGCTCAAACTGGAGCTCATCCCAGAAGCAAAGATCCCAGCCAAGATTTCCCAGATGACTAACCTGCAAGAGCTCCATCTGTGCCACTGCCCTGCCAAGGTGGAGCAAACAGCTTTTAGCTTCCTCCGAGACCACTTGAGATGCCTTCACGTCAAATTCACTGACGTGGCTGAGATTCCAGCCTGGGTGTACTTGCTCAAGAACCTTCGGGAGTTGTACTTAGTGGGCAATTTAAATTCTGAGAACAATAAGATGATAGGACTAGAGTCTCTGCGGGAGCTGAGGCACCTTAAAATCCTCCATGTGAAAAGTAACCTGACCAAAGTCCCGTCAAACATCACAGATGTGGCCCCGCATCTCACCAAGTTGGTCATTCACAATGATGGCACCAAGCTCGTAGTACTCAACAgccttaagaaaatgatgaatgtagCTGAATTGGAACTCCAGAACTGTGAGCTGGAGAGGATCCCCCACGCCATCTTCAGCCTCTCTAATTTGCAGGAGCTGGATCTCAAGTCCAATAACATACGCACAATTGAGGAAATCATCAGTTTCCAACATTTGAAAAGACTTACTTGTTTGAAGTTGTGGCATAACAAAATTGTGAACATCCCCCCCACCATCACCCATGTCAAGAATCTGGAGtccctttatttttccaacaataaGCTCGAGTCCTTGCCAGGGGCAGTGTTTAGTTTACAGAAACTCCGATGCTTAGATGTGAGCTACAACAACATTTCCGTGATCCCCATTGAAATAGGATCCCTCCAGAACCTGCAGCATTTACATCTCACGGGAAACAAAGTGGACGTTCTGCCCAAACAGTTGtttaaatgcattaaattgaGGACTTTGAGTCTGGGCCAAAACTGTATCACCTCCATCCCAGAAAAAATCAGCCAGTTTTCACAGCTCACCCAGTTGGAACTGAAGGGAAACTGCTTAGACCGGCTGCCGGCCCAACTAGGGCAGTGTCGACTCCTCAAGAAGAGTGGGCTGGTGGTGGAAGATCACCTCTTTGATACTTTGCCAACGGAGGTTAAAGAAGCATTGAACCAAGACACAAGTACCCCTTTCGCAAATGGGATCTGA